Within the Nitrospira sp. genome, the region GTGTTGGTGAGGAAGAGACCGGATCCCTCGGGCATGTGTTCGCCGCCGCCCCCGACATCGCGCTTCCCAACCTCGACGGGCTGGGACTTGGACACATCGCCCCGCACCGACAGCTTCGTCGCATGGACCAGCCCGAGGGATGCTTTGGGCGCCTGCTACGCCAATCGCCGGGATGTGATGCCATGACGGCATGGTGGGAATTGGCCGGCGTTCCCGCGTCTGGGAAATTGCCCACCTATCAACAAGAGGTGCCTGGCGACTTTCGTCAGACCGTCGAACGGATCTCACAGCGTGGGACCATGATCCCCAGATCCGACGCACCGGATGACATCCTGGCGAGCGGGGCTCCGCATTCCATGCGAGAGAAGAAGATTCTTGTCTGGGGTGGGGGCGGTGCAGCCTGTTTTCTGGGTGCTCACGACTCGGTGCTGTCAGCCAAGGAGCTGTTCCGTATCGCGAGGGAAGTACGCACCGCCACCGGCGCCGCGATGGGCGTGTGGCGGGTGGGGGCCAGGCCGTTTAAGGGAGGAGCCGGAGCCTGGCGGTGGGCGGAAGGATGGCGGGACAGTTGCGTGCCTTTGCGCAGCACGTCTTTGTTCGACCATCTACTCGGGGCCGAGCAGTTGGTGACCTCCTTCGGAAAGTGCGGAGATTTTTTCAACGGAACCGGGTTCACGCGCTCGATTCCTGTCGAGGCTACGGCGGCCGCGTGGGCCGATCTTCTCAAGACTCTTTCGACGACGCCGCGAGGGCTCATCGTGGTGAGCCTCTTCGACGACGTAGGGCGGTTACCTCCCAAGCAATTTGCGCCAGCGTTGGCTGAGCAACTCGTGCAGTTCGATGCACAGCTCCTGCAACTGCAG harbors:
- the deoB gene encoding phosphopentomutase — protein: MTAWWELAGVPASGKLPTYQQEVPGDFRQTVERISQRGTMIPRSDAPDDILASGAPHSMREKKILVWGGGGAACFLGAHDSVLSAKELFRIAREVRTATGAAMGVWRVGARPFKGGAGAWRWAEGWRDSCVPLRSTSLFDHLLGAEQLVTSFGKCGDFFNGTGFTRSIPVEATAAAWADLLKTLSTTPRGLIVVSLFDDVGRLPPKQFAPALAEQLVQFDAQLLQLQRLLKPEDCVCVISDQARDVRRPQHESRECVPLLVFGPKLARGVNLGDRMSYADLGQTIVEAFDGARLSVGESFLAALRSG